A window of Kribbella sp. NBC_00382 genomic DNA:
TGCACTTGCCACAGGACTCGTGCTTGTAGAACTCGGTCCAGCGCAGCGTGGCGCGGACCGGACAGACGGTCTCGTCGAAGATCTGCAGCGCCTTGGTGCCGAGCAGCGAGCCGGCCCCGGAGACACCTTCGTAGTCCAGCGGTACGTCGAGGTGCTCGGCGGTCAGCAGCGGCGTCGAGGACCCACCCGGGGTCCAGAACTTCAGCTGGTGACCCTCGCGGACCCCACCGGCCAGCTCGAGCAGCTGGCGCAGCGTGATGCCCATCGGCGCCTCGTACTGACCCGGCCGGGTGACGTGGCCGGACAGCGAGTAGATCGTCGGGCCCTTGGACTTCTCGGTGCCCATCGAGCCGAACCAGTCGGCGCCGTTGTTGATGATCGAGGGAACGGATGCGATCGACTCGACGTTGTTGATGACAGTGGGGCAGCCGTACAGGCCGGCCACCGCGGGGAACGGAGGACGCAGCCGGGGTTGACCACGACGACCTTCCAGGGAGTCGAGCAGCGCGGTCTCTTCACCGCAGATGTACGCGCCGGCGCCGGCGTGCACGATCACGTCGATGTCGTAGCCGGTGCCGAGCACGTTGGTGCCGATCAAGCCGGCTTCCTTGGCCTCGGCGACCGCCTGCTGCAACCGGCGTACGACGTGCAGCACCTCACCGCGCACGTAGATGAACGCGGTGTTCGCGTTGATCGCGTACGCGGAGATGATGACGCCCTCGACCAGCGTGTGCGGCGAGGCGAGCATCAGCGGGATGTCCTTGCAGGTGC
This region includes:
- the nuoF gene encoding NADH-quinone oxidoreductase subunit NuoF, translating into MLTPVLSDNWDQIRSWQLASYQRSGGYDALRTALRMQPADVVTAVKDSGLRGRGGAGFPTGMKWSFIPQDNPKPKYLVVNADESEPGTCKDIPLMLASPHTLVEGVIISAYAINANTAFIYVRGEVLHVVRRLQQAVAEAKEAGLIGTNVLGTGYDIDVIVHAGAGAYICGEETALLDSLEGRRGQPRLRPPFPAVAGLYGCPTVINNVESIASVPSIINNGADWFGSMGTEKSKGPTIYSLSGHVTRPGQYEAPMGITLRQLLELAGGVREGHQLKFWTPGGSSTPLLTAEHLDVPLDYEGVSGAGSLLGTKALQIFDETVCPVRATLRWTEFYKHESCGKCTPCREGTWWLVQILERLEAGQGDEADLEKLLDLSDNITGRSFCALADGATAPITSSIQHFKDDYLAHFTNGGCPFDPMASTVFATAGATA